The proteins below come from a single Garra rufa chromosome 3, GarRuf1.0, whole genome shotgun sequence genomic window:
- the polr2l gene encoding DNA-directed RNA polymerases I, II, and III subunit RPABC5 has translation MIIPVRCFTCGKIVGNKWEAYLGLLQAEYTEGDALDALGLKRYCCRRMLLAHVDLIEKLLNYAPLEK, from the exons ATGATCATCCCTGTTCGCTGCTTCACCTGTGGAAAGATTGTTGGGAACAAATGGGAGGCGTATTTAGGTCTTCTTCAAGCAGAGTACACAGAAGG TGATGCTCTTGACGCTCTGGGTTTGAAGAGATACTGCTGTCGCCGGATGCTTCTGGCTCACGTGGATCTCATTGAGAAGTTGTTGAATTATGCACCGCTGGAGAAATGA
- the sdhaf2 gene encoding succinate dehydrogenase assembly factor 2, mitochondrial → MFSATVARKVLHSVCRTSLRPAVSTVISRGYRGDAPEPTMIEIPLPPWQERAGESLDIKRKRLLYESRKRGMLENCILLSLFAKQYLNTMSESQLKQYDRIINEPSNDWDIYYWATEAKPTPDVYQGEVMDMLIEFAKNKDMEQRLDAPNLEYLDKSS, encoded by the exons ATGTTTTCAGCAACTGTCGCACGAAAG GTCCTTCATTCCGTTTGCCGGACATCACTGCGTCCAGCTGTGAGCACAGTGATTTCTCGGGGATACAGAGGCGATGCCCCAGAACCAACCATGATTGAGATCCCTCTGCCTCCATGGCAGGAGAGGGCAGGAGAATCCCTGGATATCAAGAGGAAGAGACTCCTGTATGAGAGCCGCAAGAGAGGCATGCTGGAGAACTGCATCCTTCTGAG CCTTTTTGCTAAGCAGTACCTGAACACAATGAGTGAATCTCAACTAAAGCAGTATGACAGAATCATCAATGAACCCAGCAATGACTGGGACATCTACTACTGGGCAACAG AAGCTAAGCCGACGCCTGACGTGTACCAGGGTGAGGTGATGGACATGCTCATAGAGTTTGCCAAGAACAAGGACATGGAACAGCGTCTGGACGCACCGAATCTGGAATATCTAGACAAGAGCAGTTAA